The stretch of DNA aaaccagcacacggtacgggggagccggtgcacaactaaccactcttcaagcccgacgggcatttgagtgagggagcgtaataggaatatttataatagttgggcctcaaccatcaccttaaggttttggttgagttggttcatctatcaggcACAATATAGAAAATCGAACCCAAAAAGTGATCCTAAAAATGGTGTAGAAATGCAAGTGGCCAGTTTATCCTCTAAAATGAGGACAAAAGTATCACTAGAAAATGGTCCGTCAATGAAACTGGAAGGTGTTTATGAATCATGTGAGTCTTAAAAGAGATGTTTACACATACTTCTACGGTGTATCCTAATAGCAATTGTATTTTTGTGTGTGTGTAATTCTTGCATACATATCCTTGCCAATCAAAATGACAATTTATGCAGATGATGTGGGCTGCGGATTTTGAGGAATCTTTGGCCTGGAATCTCGCCGAAAACTGCCTCGAACCATTGGTTTTACAACTTCCAGATGATGTAGGCACTGATACTGTAGAGGAAAGGAAGGAGATAATTGAGGGCAGTTCAAAAAGTGGCTCACTATCGAAACATAGCAATGTTGAAAACTTAAGCTCTGATGAGGCTGTGATGAAGGCATTGACATCAAATCATTCATTTTGTGGCTTAACTAAGTCGTTATGGTCTCGAAATGACCGCATGCAAGAACGCCCTGAGTTCACAGTATCAAGGAACAAGGAAGATGAGCTACCTGTTTTTTGCGTGGCAGCAATTCTTATCTTAAACCGCCACAAGATTATTAAAGAAACCCATTCACTGGAGGATCTAATAAAGGTGAATATTCTTAGCTCACTTGCTATGTCTTAGTTCTTGAAGTTACGTTATCTTCCCTTATTCGTGTGTCAGTGGTCTGAACTCTCATTTTCTTTTCAATGAACCAGACCTATGGTTTAACGTACATTCATATTTAAGTAGGAATCGAATCAAACTATTGAAGCGTGGTTTAATTGGAGTATGTCTGGTATAGGGAAAATATTTTCTTGGAAAGTGGTTCCTAATTCTATTGTTTGGTTTGTACGCGGGATTATGTAAATGGAACATTATTGTGAATCCGTACGTGCTTCTAGGAGTGGTTTTTGAATTGCGTTGTGAAGTGGGATAAACATTTGATTTCCACGAGAGCCAAAGACTCAGTATCCTTTCGTTCTTGATTATAATGGAATAATGCAAAATGGTTCACAAATTTAGccaaatttttcgaattttttattttattttattttattttgttgtaAAGAAATAATCATTCTTTGCAATACTTTATGTAGTTGTACTTGTCATTACTGGTTATTTTACCTCTTTGTTGTTAACTCAGGGGTACAGCTTATTACATACGTTCGCTCCCCACTCTTCACTCTGCTATTTGTGGGACCTCTGGAGTCATTGGAGTAATGTAATTATTCCTATGAAGTGGAATAActtcaagagaacaaaattaagctggatgtttttttttttttcgaattcctatTATTGTTAAGTGAGATCTTGTTTCAGAAAAAAATTAGGAAAAATTGCATTTCGGTTGGGATTATGAAATGAATTTATAAGCATGTATTTGAGGATATACATACTTATCTATGCGACTATGCTATAACCTTAGCACATTTAGTTTCTTCATTCGCTTCTTTGAATTTGGCCATGAACGAGGGACTCTTTATCTATGCTGTATTGTGACTTTTGAGGACTCCTTCCACCCCGTATTATTCCCCTCACTTTTGCAACAGCTATTTTTCATGTCTATCAGTATCTGTTTCTATCTTCGTAAAATGCAATTGACTCATTGTTCATATCACTTTTGTAGGTATTTAATGATAACATGCTGAAGATAAGAGTCAGAAGATGCATACGAACAGCAGTCAAGCTTCGGAAAAAATATTTCTACAAGGTGCTTCTCTACCCTTAGCTGTGGTGCGATTTTAACAGCCTAATAATGGCGATTTTTTTTTAGTCATCTAGAGCGGTTGATGCCAATGTTATTTTTCCTTCTCTTTTATGCTTTCTCTTCCTTTTCTATTAACTATGTCATTTGAAACAGCTAATCAAGCCCAAcgttccaccaccaccaccacaggaGGAAGCTTAATGAATTCGGTGGATGTGCATTTTGGACACCCTGACTTGTTTGGCCGGCTTCTACTAGTTTAGACTGCAAGTATGGTGTCAGCCTCTAGAGATTCTTTCATGCTGTAGCTTGAGGATTTTGTATTATCTTTTGGTTTGCAACAATTTTCCTCACAGTGACAACTAACAAGGTAAGTCGTTTTCTGTCCTCGTTCTAATTTTTCTTGAAGCACTTAAATCAAGTGTCTCGTGAACTGCCTTCTACTTCCTATAGTTATATTTACTAGGACAGGGTCGAGCGACCACAAGTCGTCTTAATGTTATTGTAGGGTTTAGCTTGAAAGGGCTTAATGTAATTCTAGGGGTTAGCTTGAAAGGGCTTAAACCATTCAACCACTCTTCCCTCGAATCTTCAGGCCTGACTTTCAAGGATACGAGTATAAATCCTTATCTGACACTTGCTAATCCGACACGTCGATTAGCGAAGACAGAAAGAGAGAGTTCTGCATGACAAGAGCAAGAGCAGGGAACGAGTGTATGAGCATATAAATTGAACTTTGATGATTTTTAGCATTACGTTTCATATCAATATTTCAGTATGAAAACTACATATATTTCATATTTTTAAAATGATTTTCGGTTTTGAAGATGTGGCTTCGTACCCGTAACCTCATTTTGGGACAGGATAGTCATGTCTTAGAATTTGAGTTAGAGAGTCTGACACTTGGATATGAACCCGATTCTGACCCCTGTACCTCAGTGAGTCATGCAACTGTGCCCGGCACATATGTGATGCGGGAGTAGGAGGGATTGCTATATTACTTCCACTTCACGTTGACGAAGTGTTGCTTGTTGACACGACATTTTTTTCCAACATGACACCCTACAATACCTAGGAAGTAGAATGTTGCATGAATTTACATTCCACATGAATTGAAAAGTTGCTGCACTCAGGAATTGGACTTCGACAAGGGTTCACATTTATCTAAGAGTGCTATGTAAGCAAGAAAATAGAATTTCAATTCAACAATTCCCCTTGAATTGCATTTCATGTTTTTATTTTATGTGCGGTAACCAAACGAGCACTTGTGCAAATCACTTTAGGTTAACATGCTTATTTTTTTCGTAAATATATGTGCCCGACATTTGATATGCACCCGCATTTGACACTTCAGCACTTGATCTTACTATGTATAATATCTGTAGTGGTTTGGAGAAATTATTTCTACTCTTTTAATGGGGCCTCATCTTATTAGTTACTAATTGGACCGTGATATCAGTGACAGCAATCTACAAAGGATGGTTCGCAATTCTCTGGCTCAAATGTATCTGAGGCTTCCGAGTGCGGTAAATTAACCGTGGCTGAGGTGGCTGTCAAAAGTGGTAGCTGAACTTCGAACCAGAAGGGGCGAATAATATGATATAACAGTTTTGTTGGTGTCTGTAATACCTCTCTATATGCCGATTATTTGACAGAATGTACTTTTCAGAGTTGCTCTGTACTGTTATTTATAGAACTCTGTTCTTCCATTGTCGTTTCTCGTGGCCCCTCTTCTTCCCCTATCCCCAGCACTAATAAACTTGTAATTGCGGGCTAATATGGCAGAAATAACATCCTTTGCTGGCCAAACATCCACATAGCCGGTAATTCTGAACAGAAACCAGCTTCACCCAGACGGAAAATTTTCTACCTagtcaaaaccctaaacctataTACCCTGATCAAATCCGTGACCATTTTGTGCCACGCCTGAATCCAGCCATGCCATGTTGCTTGTTGTAGTAGATAACTAGATATAACGGTCAGACGTGATTGCTAACGTGTTTTATGTTGTACTCCTAGTAAGTACGTATGGCTCTCCGAGTCATATTACTGGAATGTAAAATTCTTAATTTCCATCTGTCAAAACAAGAAAAAGTTTTGACAAAAATGGGCTAACGCATTTATTATGAACATTTGACttcccaaaaattcaaaaattaaacatattcgtaacaaaaaattattttattattacatTATTACATATGATCTATTACTTCAGGTGAGGATTGTTGCTATTTGTATAGTGACAATGTCTCCTGATCTCTCCTTGTTTACCAGTTAAGACCTTGTAATTACCCATCCGATTCATGGATAGCGCGAAAGCGAGCTTGAAATCTTGAAACCCGGTTACCGGATCGGCAAATTGTTGTGTAAGTTGTTGAGTAACATTCCCATAATATAGCTCTTGATCAATACTAAGAACACCTTTCCCTGACAAAATGTTCTTATAGTATGAATTTGTGAACCGGAACTTGTCACCCGAGTCCTTATTAAGGTATACGAGCCCTTCATGTTCGCCTGCCTTCTGCTTTTGTGGGCATTGTGTCCTTAATTCCTGTAGCTTTGATAACTCTAGGGTTGGATCTGACTTTCCTGTGCCTTGGAAGTTGTATAGACGACTGCGAATGTAACGACACCTTGCTTTCCCCATTGAATGTGGTCCTGACCATAATTTGAAAATATGTTCATTTAGTTGAATGAGACGGTCTAATTTGCGAGAATTTAAGTTTCTGTGTCAGATCTGTGATCATTACCTAAGAGAGTAGTATAATCCTGAACATCAAGACCTCTGTCTTTGAAATACTTAAGACCTTCATTCATTGAAACATACGGTGAAGGAAGATCCACAGACGAAGCTTTTGAAGAGAACCCGTCCTTTCGTCCTGTAAGAACAATGTAGGATGGACCTCCTGCCTGCAGAATGTTGTAACAAAAATTAATGTCCGAAATTTGGATAAGTCAGTTTTACAAGAAGAAAGAGCAACGACGGTGGCATACGGCATACCAAGGCAACAGCATCTCTAGTAGTAAGCATGAGGAGATCAGCACACGAGACGGCTCCAGGGCATCTTTGTTCAACAACTTCCTTGACTCTGTCTATGAATACAAACCCTCCTAGTCCTGCATTTTGGGCTGCTGTTTTCTCTGAATCTTTCCCGTCTAAAAGAACTGATCCATCGCAACCCTGCATTCCATTTTCCCCACATTACTCGCTATTCCATTATGTTGTTTTGTCACATACTCCGTATGTCAGAATAACAGCGTCTGATATACACAACCTTACCATTATGTTAATCATTTCGAATTATAAAACGATAATGAAATAATGAAATTTACGAAAAATAAATGAATCGCTAATTACGCTTAAGATGAACGTCGAGAACATACCGTGACCATACAATCGGAGTAAAGTAACCTAAGGAGTTTAGGAGTAATAGTCTTATCTTCATCCCAAAACAACTTAACTTGGTGCTTAACAAATGCTTCCACATTTTCACAAGTGTTAGTCTTCTTGTAGTATAACCGAGTCAAAGTATCCCGGGGCAACGTAATCGCTCCGTCGACATTTCCGATCAGTGAACCAGCAACAAGGGCAAGAGCCATTAGTGGAAGAAACATTTTATCTTCCATTTTTCTCTTTTCGCCCGAAaaaaatagattttttttttctttattgtgCTCTTTGATCCAAATTCTTTAATCCTATGAGTTATGCAATTTAGGTAATTCTTGGAGCTTTTTATAGAATTTGATTATTGAAATTACACTCAAAATGCCACCTTTTAATTAATATTTCCAATATATACCAAGTACTTTTTTAATACGATGATGAATTAAATAATATTGCACCTTCGTCTTAAATGTTTATGGGTCACTTTTTGCCTATTTTTGGTACGATTTTCCTAGTACTATGCCGTCTATGCGAGTCTTAAGACGGAGCTATCCGACTATCCGTTTTAACAATAGAACATGATAAATACCATATTATTTGAGCTTATaagaccttttttttttttttttttttttacatttttccatatattttgtttttattttattcataTTACTTGACCAGTTTTAAATTAAGAGACGGAAACATCTGTTTTGATAAGAATTTGTGATTAATTTTGGGCATTTACGTACGTTGTCATGCTAGCTTATATTACAAGGAAGATTCACATGCACATAGCAAGTAGACATAATgaattattaaaacgataaatttgAAGGGCTAACTACTTTATTTTGTACAACACGGTTGCTTGTCATGGAAAGTTTTCCTTCAGATTTGAGCATCTTGTTTAGGAGCTACAAAAACACTCACTTTTTAATATAGGAATGAAGTAAATTGTTAAAAAATAGGAGGGGGAAATTCATAAAAGATAATTGTATTTATAACCTACATTGAATATATCTCTTTCACTTTCATCTATGTCAGGATTATATTTTGAGTCAATGTCAGATGATCTTTCGGATCGATCTGCTTTCAGGTCAATTTCG from Silene latifolia isolate original U9 population chromosome 10, ASM4854445v1, whole genome shotgun sequence encodes:
- the LOC141606275 gene encoding putative peroxidase 61, whose translation is MEDKMFLPLMALALVAGSLIGNVDGAITLPRDTLTRLYYKKTNTCENVEAFVKHQVKLFWDEDKTITPKLLRLLYSDCMVTGCDGSVLLDGKDSEKTAAQNAGLGGFVFIDRVKEVVEQRCPGAVSCADLLMLTTRDAVALAGGPSYIVLTGRKDGFSSKASSVDLPSPYVSMNEGLKYFKDRGLDVQDYTTLLGPHSMGKARCRYIRSRLYNFQGTGKSDPTLELSKLQELRTQCPQKQKAGEHEGLVYLNKDSGDKFRFTNSYYKNILSGKGVLSIDQELYYGNVTQQLTQQFADPVTGFQDFKLAFALSMNRMGNYKVLTGKQGEIRRHCHYTNSNNPHLK